In Triticum aestivum cultivar Chinese Spring chromosome 5B, IWGSC CS RefSeq v2.1, whole genome shotgun sequence, the following proteins share a genomic window:
- the LOC123114378 gene encoding disease resistance protein Pik-2 has translation MTPVVSAALGALGPLLVKLSGLLAGEYGRLKGVRREIRSLESELTTMHAALEEYTKLEDPSGQVKAWISLVRELAYDTEDIFDKFIHHLGKRGHRGGFKEFLRKITLPLKTLGARCEIADQIDDLKDRIKQVKDLKDSYKLNDVPSSTTGHLALDPRLHAVFAEEAHLVGVDGPRDDLAKWMVEEGSNSSKPRKVLSIVGFGGLGKTTLANEIYRKIQGQFDCKAFVSVSQKPDIKKIMKDVISQVSCQGGSTNDTSDWDEIKSISKLRELLQNKRYLIIIDDIWSAQAWKTIKCAFPENSCSSRIIVTTRIIDVAKSCCLGGDDQMYELKSLSDLHSRILFFTRIFGSGKNCPDMLEEVSNNILKKCGGLPLAIISIAGLLANRPAIKEEWEKVKRSIGSALEKTKSLEGMSSILSLSYNDLAPNLKTCLLYLSLFPEDHVIERTRLVRLWIAEGFISEERGQSKQEAAENYFYELINKSMVQPVDIGFDGKVRACRVHDMMLELIISKSVEGNFTTVVGGGQNLENQQGYIRRLSIQYIDKELASALVNVDISHVRTLIVMPSCCIKHLPALDQFEALRVLDFEGCKDLKDSDMNGMDKLFQLKYLNFRGTDISKLPSGIVMLGNLETLVSGYTGVHELPAGFGRLTKLQHLEGRGWILPDGIGDMKNLQLMSGFVIASSKTDVLEDLGNLTSLKELKVDLRPANRIFDKVSCEDKRCEEAFLSSLCKLGTCKLRSLDISLSCASLDFLDSWSPLPSSLQRFSTDYKYSFTKFPKWITPALTNLADLCICLTEMTEDDLVTLGQVPSLLRLFLWPSNKLVATVQRNSFLNLKVLDFGFKTERAYVTFVKGSAPKLEELTITFSVSAAKANGFYSGIEHLSSLKEAKIYLDDEDATPSECKAAAAEIRKEAGANPNHLALTFEGESDSEGEDNEETSGSDEEGGSDTDEDNEETSGSDEKSKGEGDTDES, from the exons ATGACGCCTGTGGTCAGCGCTGCACTCGGCGCCTTGGGTCCCCTGCTGGTGAAGCTCAGTGGTCTGCTCGCCGGCGAGTATGGCCGCCTCAAAGGGGTCCGCCGTGAGATTCGCTCCCTTGAATCTGAGCTCACCACCATGCATGCTGCCCTCGAAGAGTACACTAAGCTGGAAGATCCAAGTGGGCAAGTGAAGGCATGGATATCTCTGGTGCGGGAGCTGGCATATGACACCGAGGACATCTTCGACAAGTTCATCCATCACCTTGGTAAGCGTGGTCATCGTGGTGGTTTCAAGGAGTTCTTGCGCAAGATAACTCTCCCTCTGAAGACGCTTGGAGCTCGGTGTGAAATTGCCGACCAAATCGATGACCTGAAGGATCGCATCAAGCAAGTGAAAGATCTCAAGGACAGTTACAAGTTGAATGATGTTCCTTCTAGCACCACTGGCCATCTGGCCCTGGATCCCCGGCTGCATGCTGTCTTTGCTGAGGAGGCACACCTTGTGGGCGTGGATGGTCCAAGGGATGATCTTGCCAAGTGGATGGTGGAAGAAGGAAGCAACTCATCCAAACCTCGCAAGGTGTTGTCTATTGTTGGTTTTGGTGGATTGGGAAAAACAACACTGGCAAATGAGATCTATCGCAAGATTCAAGGGCAATTTGATTGTAAGGCTTTCGTATCGGTCTCGCAAAAACCAGATATAAAGAAAATTATGAAGGATGTGATCTCTCAAGTGTCATGCCAAGGTGGATCCACAAATGATACTAGTGATTGGGATGAAATTAAGTCCATTTCAAAGCTAAGAGAACTACTGCAAAATAAAAG GTATCTCATCATCATTGATGATATATGGTCTGCACAAGCATGGAAAACTATCAAGTGTGCTTTCCCAGAGAACAGTTGCTCTAGCAGAATTATAGTTACTACACGCATCATTGATGTAGCCAAGTCATGTTGTTTGGGAGGTGATGACCAGATGTATGAACTAAAATCCCTAAGTGATCTCCACTCTAGAATATTGTTTTTCACAAGAATATTTGGGTCCGGGAAAAATTGCCCTGACATGTTGGAAGAAGTTTCAAATAATATTCTAAAGAAATGTGGAGGCCTACCATTGGCAATTATAAGTATAGCTGGTTTACTAGCAAACCGACCAGCTATCAAGGAAGAGTGGGAGAAGGTTAAGAGGTCAATTGGTTCTGCACTGGAGAAAACTAAGAGTCTAGAGGGCATGAGCAGCATACTATCTCTGAGTTATAATGATCTTGCACCTAATCTCAAGACGTGCTTGTTGTATCTAAGTTTATTTCCCGAGGACCATGTGATTGAGAGAACAAGGCTAGTGAGGCTATGGATAGCAGAAGGGTTCATCTCTGAAGAGCGTGGACAGAGCAAGCAAGAGGCTGCTGAGAATTACTTTTATGAGCTTATCAACAAAAGTATGGTCCAACCAGTGGACATTGGCTTTGATGGTAAGGTTCGAGCATGTCGAGTCCATGACATGATGCTTGAACTTATTATTTCAAAATCAGTTGAAGGTAATTTTACCACTGTGGTAGGTGgaggtcaaaatttggaaaatcagCAAGGTTATATTCGGCGGCTATCGATCCAGTACATTGACAAGGAACTTGCATCTGCACTGGTAAATGTGGATATAAGCCATGTTCGAACATTGATAGTAATGCCATCATGTTGCATCAAACATTTGCCCGCTCTTGATCAGTTTGAAGCTTTACGTGTTCTGGATTTTGAAGGTTGTAAGGATTTAAAGGACTCTGATATGAACGGTATGGACAAATTATTCCAACTGAAGTACCTCAACTTTAGAGGCACAGATATATCAAAGCTACCATCAGGGATAGTGATGCTAGGTAATCTAGAGACCCTAGTTTCTGGGTATACAGGTGTGCATGAGTTGCCTGCTGGATTTGGCCGGCTAACTAAACTTCAACACCTAGAAGGACGGGGATGGATACTACCAGATGGGATTGGGGATATGAAGAACTTACAGTTGATGTCAGGCTTCGTTATTGCCTCCAGTAAAACGGATGTGTTGGAGGATCTCGGGAACCTAACAAGTTTGAAGGAGCTCAAGGTTGATCTCAGGCCTGCGAACAGAATATTCGATAAAGTATCTTGCGAGGACAAGAGATGTGAAGAGGCGTTCCTCTCCTCACTGTGCAAGCTTGGCACCTGCAAACTCCGATCTTTGGATATATCACTGAGCTGTGCTTCCCTCGACTTCTTAGATTCTTGGTCCCCTCTGCCATCTTCTCTTCAAAGGTTTTCCACGGATTACAAGTATTCGTTCACCAAGTTTCCAAAGTGGATTACACCAGCACTCACTAACCTTGCCGACCTGTGCATCTGCCTAACTGAAATGACAGAAGATGATTTGGTTACTCTTGGGCAGGTCCCATCCTTACTTCGCCTGTTCCTATGGCCATCAAATAAGTTGGTTGCCACAGTACAACGCAATTCTTTCCTGAATCTGAAGGTTTTGGACTTCGGATTTAAAACTGAACGAGCATATGTTACGTTTGTGAAAGGGTCTGCGCCCAAGCTTGAGGAACTTACCATCACATTCAGTGTGTCGGCAGCGAAAGCTAATGGCTTCTATTCAGGCATTGAGCATCTCTCATCTCTCAAAGAAGCTAAGATATATCTTGATGATGAAGATGCGACACCTTCAGAATGCAAGGCTGCAGCTGCTGAGATCAGGAAGGAAGCGGGTGCCAATCCCAACCATCTTGCACTTACTTTTGAGGGGGAATCAGATTCAGAAGGAGAGGACAATGAAGAGACCAGTGGTAGTGATGAGGAGGGAGGCAGTGACACTGATGAGGACAATGAAGAGACCAGTGGTAGTGACGAGAAGAGCAAGGGAGAAGGTGACACTGATGAGTCCTAA